The following proteins are co-located in the Labrys monachus genome:
- the cysW gene encoding sulfate ABC transporter permease subunit CysW: protein MSRPAASELAIELYRDPPVSREHNVTTEARWFRWLLTGIALVFLALFLVMPLLDVFYEAFQYGVATYLQALEDPDTLDAVMMTLLVAAIAVPLNIVFGIVAAWAVAKFDFKGKSLLTTLIDLPFSVSPVVAGLVFVLLFGAQGVFGPFLAAHRIPIIFAVPGIVLATLFVTFPFVARELIPVMEAQGKSDEEAALTLGASPLKMFWTVTIPNIRWGLLYGVLLCNARAMGEFGAVSVVSGHIIGGTNTMPLHIQILNEGGDTAAAFSVASLLALLALVTLVAKTLLEWRYGDELARSHKH, encoded by the coding sequence ATGTCTAGACCTGCCGCCTCCGAACTCGCCATCGAGCTCTACCGGGATCCGCCGGTCTCGCGCGAGCACAACGTCACCACGGAAGCACGCTGGTTCCGCTGGCTCCTCACCGGCATCGCGCTCGTCTTCCTGGCGCTGTTCCTGGTGATGCCGCTGCTCGACGTCTTCTACGAAGCGTTCCAATACGGCGTGGCGACCTATCTCCAGGCGCTGGAGGACCCCGACACGCTCGACGCCGTGATGATGACACTGCTCGTCGCGGCCATCGCGGTTCCCCTCAACATCGTCTTCGGCATCGTCGCCGCCTGGGCGGTGGCGAAGTTCGACTTCAAGGGAAAGAGCCTGCTGACGACGCTGATCGACCTGCCCTTCTCGGTTTCGCCCGTCGTCGCCGGCCTCGTCTTCGTGCTGCTGTTCGGCGCGCAGGGCGTTTTCGGCCCCTTCCTCGCCGCGCACCGCATCCCGATCATCTTCGCGGTGCCGGGCATCGTGCTCGCCACCCTCTTCGTGACCTTCCCCTTCGTCGCCCGCGAGCTCATTCCCGTGATGGAAGCGCAGGGCAAATCGGACGAGGAAGCCGCCCTCACCCTCGGCGCCTCGCCGCTGAAGATGTTCTGGACGGTCACCATACCCAACATACGCTGGGGCCTGCTCTACGGCGTCCTGTTGTGCAATGCGCGGGCCATGGGCGAGTTCGGCGCCGTCTCCGTGGTGTCCGGCCACATCATCGGCGGCACCAACACCATGCCGCTGCATATCCAGATCCTCAACGAGGGCGGCGACACCGCCGCGGCCTTCTCGGTCGCGTCCCTCCTCGCCTTGCTCGCCCTCGTCACCCTCGTCGCCAAGACGCTGCTCGAATGGCGCTACGGCGACGAGCTGGCGCGCAGCCATAAACATTGA
- the cysT gene encoding sulfate ABC transporter permease subunit CysT: protein MTSASTGRWRDAFVKPSALPGFGLTMGYTILYLSLLVLIPLAALILKAGTLGLSGIVAVGVDPRVTAALRVTFGISFLAAIVNVVFGTVVAWVLARYDFTGKRLVDAAVDLPFALPTAVAGLALSSLYAPNGWLGQFFAPFGIKIAYSPIGIFIALVFIGLPFVVRTLQPVLGELDSEIEEASATLGASRLQTVTRVVLPPLVPAILTGFALAFARAIGEYGSVIFISDNLPYRSEIVPSLIVQELEQNKYAQATAIAIIMLAISFVMLLVINLIQAWSRKRMGHV from the coding sequence ATGACTTCGGCATCGACAGGGAGATGGAGAGACGCCTTCGTCAAGCCCAGTGCCCTGCCGGGCTTCGGCCTGACCATGGGCTACACCATCCTCTATCTCAGCCTCCTCGTGCTGATCCCGCTGGCCGCTCTGATCCTGAAGGCGGGCACGCTCGGCCTGTCCGGCATCGTGGCGGTCGGCGTCGATCCGCGCGTGACCGCGGCGCTGCGCGTCACCTTCGGGATCTCCTTCCTGGCGGCGATCGTCAACGTCGTCTTCGGCACGGTGGTCGCCTGGGTCCTGGCGCGCTACGACTTCACCGGCAAGCGCCTGGTCGACGCCGCAGTCGACCTGCCCTTCGCGCTGCCGACCGCGGTGGCGGGGCTGGCCCTCAGCAGCCTCTACGCGCCCAATGGCTGGCTCGGGCAGTTCTTCGCGCCCTTCGGCATCAAGATCGCCTATTCGCCGATCGGCATCTTCATCGCGCTCGTCTTCATCGGTCTGCCCTTCGTGGTGCGCACGCTGCAGCCGGTGCTCGGGGAGCTCGACAGCGAGATCGAGGAGGCATCCGCCACGCTTGGCGCCTCGCGGCTGCAGACGGTGACGCGGGTCGTGCTGCCGCCGCTGGTTCCCGCCATCCTCACCGGCTTCGCGCTCGCCTTCGCCCGGGCGATCGGCGAATACGGGTCGGTGATCTTCATTTCGGACAATCTGCCCTACCGCTCCGAGATCGTGCCGTCTTTGATCGTGCAGGAACTGGAGCAGAACAAATATGCGCAGGCGACGGCCATCGCCATCATCATGCTGGCCATATCCTTCGTCATGCTGCTGGTGATCAACCTGATCCAGGCCTGGAGCCGCAAGAGGATGGGCCATGTCTAG
- a CDS encoding sulfate ABC transporter substrate-binding protein — MTKPLSLARLRDTAAVLVALGFVLWMTFGAHAAGLLNVSYDPTRELYKDINKAFAADWKAKTGEDVTIRQSHGGSGKQARAVIDGLDADVVTLALSGDIDAIAAQTKKIPENWQSRLPHGSSPYTSTIVLVVRKGNPKGIKDWDDLVKPGVSVITANPKSGGGARWNYLAAWGYAHEKFGGDEAKTRDFIAALYHNVAVLDSGARGSTLTFAQRATGDVLIAWENEAFLTLDEFGADKFEIVVPSISILAQPPVAVVDGNVDAKGTRKEAEAYLQFLYTPAAQKIIAHDYYRPIDEAAADPADLKRFPKLKLLNIDDPVYGGWKTAQPKHFGDGGVFDQIYKPKG, encoded by the coding sequence ATGACAAAGCCTCTCAGCCTCGCCCGCCTCCGGGATACGGCCGCCGTCCTCGTCGCCCTCGGCTTCGTGCTGTGGATGACGTTCGGAGCCCATGCAGCCGGACTGCTCAACGTGAGCTACGATCCGACGCGCGAACTCTACAAGGACATCAACAAGGCCTTCGCGGCCGACTGGAAGGCCAAGACCGGCGAGGATGTCACCATCCGGCAGTCCCATGGCGGCTCCGGCAAGCAGGCCCGCGCCGTCATCGACGGCCTCGACGCCGATGTGGTGACGCTCGCCCTCTCCGGCGACATCGACGCCATCGCCGCCCAGACCAAGAAGATCCCCGAGAACTGGCAGAGCCGCCTGCCGCACGGCTCCTCGCCCTATACCTCGACGATCGTGCTCGTGGTGCGCAAGGGCAACCCCAAGGGCATCAAGGACTGGGACGACCTCGTCAAGCCCGGCGTTTCCGTGATCACCGCCAATCCGAAGTCGGGCGGCGGCGCGCGCTGGAACTATCTGGCGGCCTGGGGCTATGCCCATGAGAAGTTCGGCGGCGACGAGGCCAAGACGCGCGATTTCATCGCCGCGCTCTACCACAATGTCGCGGTGCTCGATTCGGGGGCCCGCGGCTCGACCCTCACTTTTGCCCAGCGCGCCACCGGCGACGTGCTGATCGCCTGGGAGAACGAAGCGTTCCTGACCCTCGACGAGTTCGGCGCCGACAAGTTCGAGATCGTGGTGCCCTCGATCTCGATCCTGGCGCAGCCGCCGGTCGCGGTCGTCGACGGCAATGTCGACGCGAAGGGAACCCGCAAGGAGGCCGAGGCCTATCTGCAGTTCCTCTACACGCCGGCGGCCCAGAAGATCATCGCCCACGACTATTATCGCCCGATCGACGAGGCGGCCGCCGATCCGGCCGACCTCAAGCGCTTTCCCAAGCTCAAGCTGCTGAACATCGACGATCCCGTCTATGGCGGCTGGAAGACGGCGCAGCCCAAGCATTTCGGCGATGGCGGCGTCTTCGACCAGATCTACAAGCCCAAGGGCTGA
- the pal gene encoding peptidoglycan-associated lipoprotein Pal produces MMTSLRAVHGLRFAAAIACVLALAACKSSSSTADGSMGGAGGGYGAGGAASPGSQQDFVVNVGDRVFFEQDQSDLTGQAQATLGKQAQWLRAYPRYTVTIEGHADERGTREYNFGLGARRAQAAFDYLRSQGIAASRMRTISYGKERPVATCDDNSCWSQNRRAVTVLNGAGGNS; encoded by the coding sequence ATGATGACGTCCCTTCGCGCAGTCCATGGACTGCGTTTCGCTGCCGCGATCGCCTGTGTCCTCGCCCTGGCGGCCTGTAAGAGCAGTTCGAGCACCGCCGACGGCAGCATGGGCGGCGCGGGCGGCGGCTACGGCGCCGGCGGCGCGGCGAGCCCCGGCAGCCAGCAGGACTTCGTGGTCAATGTCGGCGACCGCGTGTTCTTCGAGCAGGATCAGTCCGATCTCACGGGCCAGGCCCAGGCCACGCTCGGCAAGCAGGCCCAGTGGCTGCGCGCCTATCCGCGCTACACCGTGACGATCGAGGGCCATGCCGACGAACGCGGTACGCGCGAATATAATTTCGGCCTCGGTGCCCGCCGTGCCCAGGCCGCCTTCGACTATCTGCGGTCGCAGGGCATCGCCGCCTCGCGCATGCGCACGATCTCCTACGGCAAGGAACGGCCGGTCGCCACCTGCGACGACAATTCCTGCTGGTCGCAGAACCGTCGCGCCGTCACGGTGCTCAACGGTGCGGGCGGCAACTCGTAA
- the ruvB gene encoding Holliday junction branch migration DNA helicase RuvB — protein sequence MKPTRRTTGGEAPKSGRLVTGDTREEDVADSTLRPQNLSEFVGQAQARANLSVFIEAARGRGDALDHVLFVGPPGLGKTTLAQIVSRELGVNFRATSGPVIAKAGDLAALLTNLEERDVLFIDEIHRLNPAVEEILYPAMEDFQLDLIIGEGPAARSVRIDLAKFTLVGATTRAGLLTTPLRDRFGIPVRLQFYTVEELELIVKRGGRVLGAPISEDGANEIARRARGTPRIAGRLLRRVRDFASVLGADTITRAVADKALRALEVDEAGLDAMDNRYLRLIAMSFGGGPVGIETIAAALSEPRDAIEDIIEPYLIQQGFLQRTPRGRVLTPHAFRHQGLAVPSAAPQMQLFADDE from the coding sequence ATGAAGCCGACGCGCCGGACGACAGGCGGCGAGGCGCCGAAATCGGGCCGCCTCGTCACGGGCGACACCCGCGAGGAGGATGTCGCCGATTCCACGCTGCGGCCGCAGAACCTGTCCGAATTCGTCGGCCAGGCGCAGGCGCGCGCCAACCTCTCGGTCTTCATCGAAGCGGCGCGGGGGCGCGGCGACGCACTCGACCATGTCCTCTTCGTCGGCCCGCCGGGCCTGGGCAAGACGACGCTGGCCCAGATCGTCTCGCGCGAGCTCGGCGTCAATTTCCGCGCGACCTCGGGCCCGGTGATCGCCAAGGCGGGCGACCTCGCCGCTTTGCTCACCAATCTGGAAGAGCGCGACGTGCTCTTCATCGACGAGATCCACCGCCTCAATCCCGCGGTCGAGGAGATCCTCTACCCCGCGATGGAGGATTTCCAGCTCGACCTCATCATCGGCGAGGGGCCGGCGGCGCGCTCGGTGCGCATCGACCTCGCCAAGTTCACGCTGGTGGGGGCGACCACGCGCGCGGGACTGCTGACGACGCCGCTGCGCGACCGCTTCGGCATCCCGGTGCGGCTGCAATTCTACACGGTGGAAGAGCTGGAACTGATCGTCAAACGCGGCGGCCGGGTGCTGGGCGCGCCGATCAGCGAGGACGGCGCCAACGAGATCGCCCGGCGCGCGCGCGGCACGCCGCGCATCGCCGGCCGCCTGCTCCGCCGCGTGCGCGACTTCGCCTCGGTCCTCGGCGCCGATACCATCACCCGCGCCGTTGCCGACAAGGCGCTGCGGGCCCTCGAGGTCGACGAAGCCGGGCTCGACGCCATGGACAACCGCTATCTGCGCCTGATCGCCATGAGCTTCGGCGGCGGCCCGGTGGGGATCGAGACCATCGCCGCCGCGCTCTCGGAACCCCGCGACGCCATCGAGGACATCATCGAGCCCTATCTGATCCAGCAGGGCTTCCTCCAGCGCACGCCGCGCGGGCGCGTGCTGACGCCCCATGCCTTCCGGCATCAGGGCCTCGCCGTGCCCTCGGCCGCACCCCAGATGCAGCTTTTCGCCGACGACGAATAG
- the ruvA gene encoding Holliday junction branch migration protein RuvA, translating into MIGKLRGIVDSYGEDWVILDVQGVGYMVFCSSRTLAALPAAGEAAMLAIETYVREDQIRLFGFAGDLERDWFRLLQTVQGIGTKVALAILSTFKPGDLASAIALGDKAAVARAPGVGPKVAQRIVTELKDKVPSFGGVASDVIALQGGIGERSAPGPASDAVSALVNLGYAQIQASAAVAAALREAGEDAETAKLIRLGLKELSR; encoded by the coding sequence ATGATCGGCAAATTGCGCGGCATCGTCGACAGCTATGGCGAGGACTGGGTGATCCTCGACGTGCAGGGCGTGGGCTATATGGTGTTCTGCTCGAGCCGCACGCTCGCCGCCCTCCCCGCCGCCGGAGAAGCCGCCATGCTCGCCATCGAGACCTATGTCCGGGAGGACCAGATCCGCCTGTTCGGCTTCGCCGGCGATCTCGAACGGGACTGGTTCCGCCTGCTGCAGACCGTGCAGGGCATCGGCACCAAGGTGGCGCTCGCCATCCTCTCGACCTTCAAGCCGGGGGACCTCGCTTCCGCCATCGCGCTCGGCGACAAGGCTGCGGTGGCGCGCGCGCCCGGCGTCGGGCCCAAGGTCGCCCAGCGCATCGTCACCGAGCTGAAGGACAAGGTGCCCTCCTTCGGCGGCGTCGCCTCCGACGTCATCGCCCTGCAGGGCGGCATCGGCGAGAGGAGCGCGCCGGGGCCGGCGAGCGACGCGGTGTCGGCGCTGGTCAATCTCGGCTATGCCCAGATCCAGGCCTCGGCTGCCGTCGCCGCGGCCCTGCGCGAGGCCGGTGAGGATGCCGAGACCGCCAAGCTCATCCGCCTCGGCCTGAAGGAATTGTCGCGATGA
- a CDS encoding isocitrate lyase/PEP mutase family protein → MSQAQRAAEFAELHRREGMFLLPNAWDGGTAKLIASLGFEAIATTSAGLAFALGKVDGEGAVTGEETLSNGAAISAATDLPVNADLENGFGDAPADCRRTILAAMAAGLAGGSIEDATGRADTPIYELGHAVERIAAAAEAARSGAFVLTARCENFLHGRRDLADTIRRLQAYQEAGADVLYAPGLTTIEEIRSLVASVDRPVNVLASVAGQDFAVADLAAVGVKRVSIGGSFARAAFGALRRAALEFRGRGRLTYMADAMTFAELGALFRT, encoded by the coding sequence ATGTCACAGGCGCAGCGCGCGGCGGAATTCGCGGAGCTTCACCGGCGCGAGGGGATGTTCCTGCTGCCGAACGCCTGGGACGGCGGAACGGCCAAGCTCATCGCCTCGCTCGGCTTCGAGGCGATCGCCACCACCAGCGCCGGCCTCGCCTTCGCCCTCGGCAAGGTTGACGGCGAGGGCGCGGTGACGGGCGAGGAAACGCTCTCCAACGGCGCGGCGATCTCCGCCGCGACGGATCTGCCGGTCAATGCCGACCTCGAAAACGGCTTCGGCGACGCGCCCGCGGACTGCCGGCGCACCATTCTGGCGGCCATGGCGGCGGGTCTCGCCGGCGGCTCGATCGAGGACGCGACCGGGCGGGCCGATACGCCCATCTACGAGCTCGGCCATGCCGTCGAGCGGATCGCGGCCGCTGCCGAGGCCGCCCGCAGCGGCGCCTTCGTCCTGACCGCCCGCTGCGAGAATTTCCTGCACGGCCGGCGCGACCTCGCCGACACGATCCGCCGCCTGCAGGCCTATCAGGAGGCGGGCGCCGACGTGCTCTACGCGCCCGGCCTGACGACGATCGAGGAGATCCGCAGCCTGGTCGCCTCGGTGGACAGGCCGGTCAATGTCCTCGCCAGCGTCGCGGGCCAGGACTTCGCCGTCGCCGATCTCGCCGCCGTCGGGGTGAAGCGCGTCAGCATCGGCGGCTCCTTCGCCCGCGCCGCCTTCGGCGCCCTGCGGCGCGCCGCGCTGGAATTCCGCGGCCGGGGCCGCCTGACCTATATGGCGGACGCCATGACGTTCGCCGAACTCGGCGCGCTGTTCCGGACATGA
- the ruvC gene encoding crossover junction endodeoxyribonuclease RuvC, with protein sequence MSTIPLRILGVDPGLRRTGWGVIEALGNRLSFVACGTVLSDEKEELAHRLLALHRGLTEVLASFTPDEAAVEQTFVNKDAGATLKLGQARGIAMLVPAQAGLLVSEYAPNLVKKTVVGSGHADKKQIRVMIKVLLPKADPKSDDAADALAIAITHAHHRTSRALLASLK encoded by the coding sequence ATGTCGACGATTCCCCTCCGTATCCTCGGCGTCGATCCGGGCCTGCGCCGGACGGGATGGGGCGTGATCGAGGCCTTGGGCAACCGCCTGAGCTTCGTGGCCTGCGGCACCGTGCTGTCCGACGAGAAGGAGGAGCTCGCCCATCGCCTGCTGGCCCTGCATCGCGGGCTGACCGAGGTGCTGGCGAGCTTCACCCCGGACGAAGCGGCGGTGGAGCAGACCTTCGTCAACAAGGACGCCGGCGCGACGCTCAAGCTCGGCCAGGCGCGCGGCATCGCCATGCTGGTGCCGGCGCAGGCCGGCCTGCTCGTCAGCGAATACGCGCCCAATCTGGTGAAGAAGACCGTCGTCGGTTCCGGCCATGCCGACAAGAAGCAGATCCGGGTGATGATCAAGGTGCTGCTGCCCAAGGCCGACCCGAAATCCGACGACGCCGCCGACGCGCTCGCCATCGCCATCACCCATGCCCATCACCGCACCAGCCGGGCCCTGCTCGCCTCCCTGAAATGA
- a CDS encoding YebC/PmpR family DNA-binding transcriptional regulator: protein MAGHSQFANIMHRKGKQDAKRSKLFSKLAREITVAAKLGVPDPNMNARLRAAVLAARAENMPKDNIDRAIKKASGADSENYDEIRYEGYGPGGVALIVEALTDNRNRTASDVRSYFTKAGGNLAETGAVSFMFDRVGLVEYDADKGTPDEMLEAALEAGADDCISSESGHEFICAAENLADVVKALEERFGEARKSGLVWRPQTAIAVDDETGERLLKLVDTLDDHDDVQNVYANFEVSPALMAKLGA from the coding sequence ATGGCAGGTCATTCGCAGTTCGCCAACATCATGCACCGCAAGGGCAAGCAGGACGCCAAGCGCTCCAAGCTCTTCTCCAAGCTGGCGCGCGAGATCACCGTGGCGGCCAAGCTCGGCGTGCCCGATCCGAACATGAATGCGCGCCTGCGTGCCGCCGTCCTCGCCGCCCGCGCCGAAAACATGCCCAAGGACAATATCGACCGCGCGATCAAGAAGGCTTCAGGCGCCGACAGCGAGAATTACGACGAGATCCGCTATGAGGGCTATGGCCCCGGCGGCGTCGCGCTGATCGTCGAAGCCCTGACCGACAACCGCAACCGCACCGCCTCGGATGTACGCTCCTACTTCACCAAGGCCGGCGGCAACCTCGCCGAGACCGGCGCCGTCTCCTTCATGTTCGACCGCGTCGGCCTCGTCGAATACGACGCCGACAAGGGCACGCCCGACGAGATGCTCGAAGCCGCGCTCGAAGCGGGCGCCGACGATTGCATCTCCTCGGAGAGCGGCCATGAATTCATCTGCGCCGCCGAAAACCTCGCCGATGTCGTCAAGGCGCTGGAGGAGCGCTTCGGCGAGGCGCGCAAGTCCGGCCTGGTCTGGCGTCCGCAGACGGCGATCGCCGTCGACGACGAGACGGGCGAGCGGCTCCTCAAGCTGGTCGACACGCTCGACGATCACGACGACGTCCAGAACGTCTATGCCAATTTCGAAGTCTCGCCGGCGCTGATGGCCAAGCTCGGGGCCTGA